From Streptomyces sp. Edi4, one genomic window encodes:
- a CDS encoding TetR/AcrR family transcriptional regulator has product MARPRKPLLSTDRIVAAASALVDAEGLAAVSTRRLAAELGVSGPSLYNHFRTKDEILEAVADATSAQVDLSMFEEGDGRDWRTALHDWALAYRAVLTRHPHIVPVLAQGPGRRPAGLRLADAVFGAMVAAGWPPAQATRIGALMRYFIMGSALGSFARGFVDDETAYDPADYPHLGQAHLLAERQEEIDEGAFETGLRALLDGLALQYPAARDA; this is encoded by the coding sequence ATGGCCCGACCGCGCAAGCCCCTTCTGAGCACCGACCGCATCGTCGCGGCGGCGAGCGCGCTCGTGGACGCGGAGGGCCTCGCGGCCGTCTCGACCCGGCGCCTCGCCGCCGAGCTCGGGGTCAGCGGGCCCTCGCTCTACAACCACTTCCGCACCAAGGACGAGATCCTGGAAGCCGTCGCGGACGCCACCTCCGCGCAGGTCGATCTGTCGATGTTCGAGGAGGGGGACGGGCGCGACTGGCGTACCGCCCTGCACGACTGGGCCCTCGCCTACCGCGCGGTCCTGACCCGGCATCCCCACATCGTCCCGGTGCTCGCCCAGGGGCCGGGCCGGCGCCCCGCGGGTCTCAGGCTCGCGGACGCGGTGTTCGGCGCGATGGTCGCCGCGGGCTGGCCGCCCGCCCAGGCGACCCGCATCGGCGCCTTGATGCGCTACTTCATCATGGGCTCCGCGCTCGGCTCCTTCGCCCGTGGCTTCGTGGACGACGAGACGGCGTACGATCCGGCCGACTATCCCCACCTCGGCCAGGCGCACCTCCTCGCCGAGCGGCAGGAGGAGATCGATGAGGGCGCGTTCGAGACGGGCCTGCGGGCGCTGCTCGACGGGCTCGCGCTCCAGTACCCGGCGGCACGGGACGCCTGA
- a CDS encoding Zn-dependent alcohol dehydrogenase, whose product MVRAAVLPAVGSPLEITDIELPEPGPGQVRVRLAAAGVCHSDLSLTNGTMRVPVPAVLGHEGAGTVVAVGDGVTSVAPGAEVVLNWAPACGSCHPCSLGEVWLCVNALAGAASVYARTADGTELHPGLNVAAFAEETVVAENCVIPLPAGIPLTEAALLGCAVLTGYGAVHHSAKVRQGETVAVFGAGGVGLATLQAARIAGAGQIIAVDVSPDKEELAREAGATDFVLASDTTAKDIRRLTGGQGTDVAVECVGRAVTIRTAWESTRRGGRTTVVGIGGKDQQVTFNALEIFHWGRTLAGCVYGNCDPAKDLPVLAAHIRAGRLDLASLVSERIPLTAIPAAFDNMLAGKGGRALVVF is encoded by the coding sequence ATGGTTCGCGCCGCCGTACTGCCCGCCGTCGGCTCTCCGCTGGAGATCACCGACATCGAACTGCCCGAGCCCGGTCCCGGCCAGGTCCGGGTCCGCCTGGCCGCCGCCGGGGTCTGCCACTCCGACCTTTCGCTCACCAACGGCACCATGCGGGTCCCGGTGCCCGCCGTCCTCGGCCATGAGGGCGCGGGCACCGTCGTCGCCGTGGGCGACGGGGTCACCTCGGTCGCGCCCGGCGCCGAGGTCGTCCTCAACTGGGCTCCCGCGTGCGGCAGTTGCCACCCCTGCTCGCTCGGCGAGGTGTGGCTCTGCGTCAACGCGCTGGCCGGCGCGGCCTCGGTGTACGCGCGCACGGCCGACGGCACGGAGCTCCACCCCGGTCTGAACGTCGCCGCGTTCGCCGAGGAGACCGTCGTCGCGGAGAACTGCGTCATCCCCCTCCCCGCCGGCATCCCCCTCACCGAGGCCGCGCTGCTGGGCTGCGCGGTGCTCACCGGATACGGGGCCGTCCACCACTCGGCGAAGGTGCGCCAGGGCGAGACGGTCGCGGTCTTCGGCGCGGGCGGCGTGGGCCTTGCCACGCTCCAGGCCGCGCGGATCGCGGGCGCGGGGCAGATCATCGCCGTCGACGTCTCCCCGGACAAGGAGGAACTGGCCCGGGAGGCCGGGGCCACCGACTTCGTTCTCGCCTCGGACACCACGGCCAAGGACATCCGCCGGCTCACCGGCGGCCAGGGCACGGACGTGGCCGTCGAATGCGTGGGCCGCGCGGTGACGATCCGTACGGCCTGGGAGTCCACCCGGCGTGGCGGCCGCACCACCGTGGTCGGCATCGGCGGCAAGGACCAGCAGGTCACCTTCAACGCCCTGGAGATCTTCCACTGGGGCCGCACCCTGGCGGGCTGCGTCTACGGCAACTGCGACCCGGCCAAGGACCTCCCGGTCCTGGCCGCCCACATCCGCGCGGGCCGGCTGGACCTGGCGTCCCTGGTGTCCGAACGCATCCCCCTGACCGCCATCCCGGCCGCCTTCGACAACATGCTGGCGGGCAAGGGGGGAAGGGCGCTGGTGGTGTTCTAG
- a CDS encoding aldehyde dehydrogenase family protein → MKAHDGMYIDGAWRAAAGRDGIAVVNPVTEDVIAEVPAGTAEDVDAAVRAARAAFPAWAATPAAERAARLAALRDGLAARKDEIAETISAELGAPLPFAQSVQTGLPIAIAGSYAELAASYAFEERIGNSTVYQEPAGVVGAITPWNYPLHQIVNKVAPALAAGCTVVLKPAEDTPLTAQLFAEAVHEAGLPAGVFNLVTGLGPVAGQALAEHEGVDLVSFTGSTAVGRQIGATAGAAIKRVALELGGKSANVILPSADLAKAVQVGVANVMSNSGQTCSAWTRMLVHAGQYDRAVELASAAAAKYTVGDRVGPLVNAKQRERVRGYIEQGIREGARIVAGGPEAPLERGYYVTPTVFADVTPEMTIAQEEIFGPVVSIIKYEDEDDALRIANGTVYGLAGGVWAADEAEAVAFARRMDTGQVDINGGRFNPLAPFGGYKQSGVGRELGVHGLTEYLQTKSLQF, encoded by the coding sequence ATGAAGGCCCACGACGGTATGTACATCGACGGCGCGTGGCGAGCCGCCGCGGGCCGGGACGGCATCGCGGTGGTGAACCCGGTGACCGAAGACGTCATAGCCGAGGTCCCCGCGGGCACGGCCGAGGACGTCGACGCCGCCGTGCGCGCCGCCCGCGCGGCCTTCCCTGCCTGGGCCGCGACCCCGGCCGCCGAGCGCGCCGCCCGGCTCGCGGCCCTGCGCGATGGCCTGGCCGCCCGCAAGGACGAGATCGCCGAGACCATCAGCGCCGAACTGGGCGCCCCGCTGCCCTTCGCCCAGAGCGTGCAGACGGGCCTGCCGATCGCCATCGCCGGCTCCTACGCCGAACTCGCGGCGTCGTACGCCTTCGAGGAGCGGATCGGCAACTCCACCGTCTACCAGGAGCCGGCCGGTGTCGTCGGCGCGATCACGCCCTGGAACTATCCGCTGCACCAGATCGTCAACAAAGTGGCACCCGCGCTGGCGGCGGGCTGCACGGTGGTCCTCAAACCCGCGGAGGACACACCCCTCACCGCGCAGCTCTTCGCCGAGGCGGTGCACGAAGCCGGCCTGCCCGCCGGTGTGTTCAACCTGGTCACCGGCCTCGGTCCGGTCGCGGGCCAGGCACTGGCCGAGCACGAGGGGGTCGATCTGGTCTCCTTCACCGGCTCGACGGCCGTCGGCAGGCAGATCGGCGCCACGGCGGGCGCCGCCATCAAGCGCGTCGCGCTCGAACTCGGCGGCAAGTCCGCCAACGTCATCCTGCCCTCCGCCGACCTCGCCAAGGCGGTCCAGGTGGGCGTTGCCAACGTGATGAGCAATTCGGGCCAGACGTGCAGCGCCTGGACGCGGATGCTGGTCCACGCGGGCCAGTACGACCGGGCCGTCGAGCTGGCCTCGGCGGCCGCGGCCAAGTACACCGTCGGCGACCGCGTCGGCCCGCTGGTCAATGCCAAGCAGCGCGAGCGCGTGCGCGGCTACATCGAGCAGGGGATCCGGGAGGGCGCCCGGATCGTGGCGGGCGGCCCCGAAGCGCCCCTGGAGCGGGGCTACTACGTCACGCCGACGGTCTTCGCGGATGTCACCCCCGAGATGACCATCGCGCAGGAGGAGATCTTCGGCCCGGTCGTCTCGATCATCAAGTACGAGGACGAGGACGACGCCCTGCGGATCGCCAACGGCACGGTGTACGGCCTGGCCGGCGGGGTCTGGGCGGCCGATGAGGCGGAAGCCGTCGCCTTCGCCCGCCGCATGGACACCGGCCAGGTCGACATCAACGGCGGACGGTTCAACCCCCTGGCGCCGTTCGGCGGCTACAAGCAGTCGGGGGTCGGACGCGAACTGGGCGTCCACGGTCTGACGGAGTACCTCCAGACCAAATCGCTCCAGTTCTGA
- a CDS encoding citrate:proton symporter has protein sequence MLTILGFAMIATFLVLIMLKKMSPIAALVLIPALFCVFVGKGAHLGDYVIKGVGSLAPTAAMLMFAIIYFGVMIDVGLFDPVVRGILRFCKADPMRVVVGTAVLAAIVSLDGDGSTTFMITVSAMYPLYKRLGMSLVVMTGVAAIANGVMNTLPWGGPTARAATALKVDASDIFVPMIPALAVGLVAVLVLSYVLGMRERRRVGYLSLDKVLTPHGETVLVGAGGSGDTPATAGSDRAPGVSGDGPGADAPDGEDDFQGLDAARETLRPRLYWFNALLTVALLTSMIMEWLPIPVLFLIGAALALSVNFPHIPAQKARIAAHADNVVNVSGMVFAAAVFTGVLNGTGMVKHMADWLVGVVPDSMGSQMGLVTGLLSLPLTYFMSNDGFYFGVLPVLAEAGAAHGVSSLEIARASLAGQALHMSSPLVPAVYVLVGMAKVEFGDHTRFTVKWAALTCLVVLGSGILFGII, from the coding sequence ATGCTGACCATCCTCGGCTTCGCCATGATCGCGACCTTCCTGGTCCTCATCATGCTGAAGAAGATGTCGCCGATCGCGGCGCTGGTTTTGATCCCCGCTCTCTTCTGCGTCTTCGTCGGCAAGGGAGCCCACCTCGGCGACTACGTCATCAAGGGCGTGGGCTCGCTCGCGCCGACGGCCGCGATGCTCATGTTCGCGATCATCTACTTCGGCGTGATGATCGACGTGGGCCTCTTCGACCCCGTCGTGCGCGGCATCCTGCGCTTTTGCAAGGCGGACCCGATGCGGGTGGTGGTCGGCACCGCGGTGCTCGCCGCGATCGTCTCGCTCGACGGCGACGGCTCCACCACCTTCATGATCACCGTCTCGGCGATGTACCCGCTGTACAAGCGGCTCGGGATGAGCCTGGTCGTGATGACCGGCGTCGCCGCCATCGCCAACGGCGTCATGAACACGCTGCCCTGGGGCGGTCCGACGGCCCGTGCCGCGACCGCGCTCAAGGTGGACGCCTCCGACATCTTCGTACCGATGATCCCCGCGCTCGCCGTCGGCCTGGTCGCGGTCCTCGTCCTGTCCTACGTCCTCGGCATGCGCGAGCGCCGGCGCGTGGGTTACCTCTCGCTCGACAAGGTCCTCACGCCGCACGGCGAGACGGTGCTCGTGGGCGCGGGCGGCTCCGGCGACACCCCGGCCACGGCCGGCTCCGACCGGGCCCCGGGTGTCTCGGGCGACGGTCCCGGCGCGGACGCCCCGGACGGCGAGGACGACTTCCAGGGGCTCGACGCCGCACGGGAGACGCTGCGGCCCCGGCTGTACTGGTTCAACGCGCTGCTCACTGTCGCCCTGCTCACCTCCATGATCATGGAGTGGCTGCCGATCCCGGTGCTCTTCCTCATCGGCGCCGCGCTCGCGCTGAGCGTGAACTTCCCGCACATCCCCGCCCAGAAGGCCCGCATCGCCGCCCACGCGGACAACGTCGTCAACGTCTCCGGCATGGTCTTCGCGGCCGCCGTCTTCACCGGCGTACTCAATGGCACCGGCATGGTCAAGCACATGGCCGACTGGCTGGTCGGTGTCGTGCCGGACAGCATGGGCTCGCAGATGGGGCTCGTCACCGGACTGCTCAGCCTGCCGCTCACGTACTTCATGTCCAACGACGGCTTCTACTTCGGTGTCCTGCCGGTCCTGGCCGAGGCGGGCGCCGCGCACGGCGTCTCCTCCCTGGAGATCGCCCGCGCCTCGCTGGCCGGGCAGGCCCTGCACATGTCGAGCCCGCTGGTGCCCGCGGTGTACGTCCTGGTGGGCATGGCCAAGGTGGAGTTCGGCGACCACACCCGCTTCACCGTGAAGTGGGCGGCCCTCACGTGTCTGGTGGTGCTGGGCTCGGGCATCCTGTTCGGCATCATCTGA
- a CDS encoding TetR/AcrR family transcriptional regulator codes for MSPAHDLHANLRRAPVQQRSAERLSRILDACAELLDETGYEDLSTRAVAQRAGVPIGSVYRFFPNKRAMAEALAARNLDRYAGMINARLATIEAADWRGAVDAVLDEYLVLKQTVPGFNLVDFGGPQPVPDPDADANHLLAARLAELLPAQFGRTLDAELRRTILVAVEAADATLRLAFRTDPQGDPAIVAETRQLLHAYLARTLD; via the coding sequence GTGTCTCCTGCTCATGATCTCCACGCGAATCTCCGCCGGGCGCCCGTGCAGCAGCGCAGCGCCGAGCGGCTGTCCCGGATACTCGACGCCTGCGCCGAACTCCTGGACGAAACCGGCTACGAAGACCTCTCCACGCGGGCCGTGGCCCAGCGCGCGGGCGTGCCCATCGGCTCGGTCTACCGCTTCTTCCCCAACAAGCGCGCCATGGCCGAGGCGTTGGCCGCCCGCAATCTCGACCGGTACGCCGGCATGATCAACGCGCGCCTCGCGACGATCGAGGCGGCCGACTGGCGGGGCGCGGTGGACGCGGTCCTGGACGAATACCTCGTCCTGAAACAGACGGTGCCCGGGTTCAACCTGGTCGACTTCGGCGGCCCCCAGCCGGTGCCCGACCCGGACGCCGACGCCAACCACCTCCTGGCCGCGCGCCTGGCCGAACTCCTGCCCGCGCAGTTCGGCCGCACCCTGGACGCGGAACTGCGCCGCACGATCCTGGTCGCGGTGGAGGCGGCCGACGCCACCCTGCGCCTGGCCTTCCGCACGGATCCGCAGGGCGACCCGGCCATCGTCGCCGAAACCCGCCAGCTCCTGCACGCCTACCTCGCCCGCACCCTGGACTGA
- the hmgA gene encoding homogentisate 1,2-dioxygenase: protein MTTPTGGQARKIAEGLGHSRGFGNEHSSEAVPGALPHGRNAPQRAPLGLYAEQLSGSAFTEPRAHNHRSWLYRIRPSAAHPPFTRADNGHLRTAPFTETAPDPNRLRWNPLPEPPAGTDWLAGLWTLGGNGDATQRTGMAVHLYHANASMESRVFSNADGELLIVPERGGLLLRTELGLLAADPGEVALIPRGVRFRVELLDESARGYVCENYGRPFELPELGPIGANGLANARDFRAPLAAYEDHEGPVEVVNKFCGNLWSATYDHSPLDVVAWHGSHTPYVYDLHTFNVIGSISYDHPDPSIFTVLTSPSDTPGLAGVDFVVFAPRWLVGEDTFRPPYFHRNVMSEYMGLIEGAYDAKAEGFVPGGGSLHNMMSAHGPDRETFDRASAAELKPQKIDDGLAFMFETRWPVTATGQAATAEHLQRGYDDVWQGLQRHFRS, encoded by the coding sequence ATGACGACACCTACCGGCGGACAGGCGCGGAAGATCGCGGAAGGCCTCGGCCACTCCCGCGGCTTCGGCAATGAGCACAGCTCGGAGGCGGTCCCCGGCGCCCTCCCGCACGGCCGCAACGCACCCCAGCGCGCCCCGCTCGGCCTGTACGCGGAGCAGTTGAGCGGGTCCGCCTTCACCGAGCCCCGCGCGCACAACCACCGCTCCTGGCTGTACCGGATCCGGCCATCGGCCGCGCACCCGCCCTTCACCCGTGCCGACAACGGCCATCTGCGCACGGCGCCCTTCACCGAGACCGCGCCCGACCCCAACCGGCTGCGCTGGAACCCGCTTCCCGAGCCCCCGGCGGGCACCGACTGGCTGGCCGGCCTGTGGACGCTCGGCGGCAACGGCGACGCGACACAGCGCACGGGCATGGCGGTGCACCTCTACCACGCCAACGCCTCGATGGAATCACGGGTGTTCAGCAATGCGGACGGTGAGCTTTTGATCGTCCCCGAGCGCGGCGGCCTGCTCCTGCGCACCGAGCTCGGCCTGCTCGCCGCCGACCCCGGCGAGGTCGCCCTGATCCCGCGCGGCGTGCGCTTTCGGGTCGAGCTCCTGGACGAGAGCGCCCGCGGCTACGTCTGCGAGAACTACGGGCGGCCCTTCGAACTGCCCGAGCTCGGCCCGATCGGCGCCAACGGCCTGGCCAACGCGCGGGACTTCCGGGCCCCGCTCGCCGCGTACGAGGACCACGAGGGGCCCGTCGAGGTGGTCAACAAGTTCTGCGGCAACCTCTGGAGCGCCACCTACGACCACTCCCCGCTCGACGTCGTGGCCTGGCACGGCAGTCACACGCCGTACGTCTACGACCTGCACACCTTCAATGTCATCGGCAGCATCAGCTACGACCACCCCGACCCCTCGATCTTCACCGTGCTCACCTCGCCGTCCGACACCCCGGGCCTTGCCGGCGTCGATTTCGTGGTGTTCGCGCCGCGCTGGCTGGTGGGCGAGGACACGTTCCGCCCGCCGTACTTCCACCGCAATGTGATGAGCGAGTACATGGGCCTCATCGAGGGCGCGTACGACGCGAAAGCGGAGGGCTTCGTGCCGGGCGGCGGCTCGCTGCACAACATGATGTCCGCGCACGGCCCCGACCGGGAGACCTTCGACCGCGCGAGCGCCGCCGAGCTGAAGCCGCAGAAGATCGACGACGGCCTTGCCTTCATGTTCGAGACGCGCTGGCCGGTCACCGCCACCGGCCAGGCGGCGACGGCGGAACACCTCCAGCGGGGCTACGACGACGTATGGCAGGGTCTTCAGCGCCACTTCCGCTCCTGA
- a CDS encoding GntR family transcriptional regulator, with protein MTSSFAPDSLVLNRKLPLWYQVSQSLRASILGRTPDASLRLPTEEQLATHYGVSVLTMRQALKELEEEGLISRHRRRGTFIEPSARRASPVRLLGSIDAIVAQQSGERTTILGHGPEAVPGDLAEHFPDCAEVVAYRRLRCDESGEPTNWAYNAVRPKIAAAIELADLERWPMTKVLRDAVGVDIARITDTVEARLADPVTAGLLKVPLLSPILHYTGVTYDGRGRVVDVARIHYRGDRFSFSMTVEAR; from the coding sequence GTGACCTCCTCCTTCGCACCCGACTCACTGGTCCTGAACCGGAAACTCCCGCTCTGGTACCAGGTGTCCCAGTCACTGCGCGCCTCGATACTGGGGCGCACCCCCGACGCCTCGCTGCGCCTGCCCACCGAGGAGCAGCTGGCGACGCACTACGGGGTGAGCGTTCTGACGATGCGTCAGGCGCTCAAGGAGCTGGAGGAGGAGGGCCTGATCAGCAGGCACCGGCGGCGCGGCACGTTCATCGAGCCCTCGGCCAGGCGGGCCTCCCCGGTGCGGCTTCTCGGTTCGATCGACGCGATCGTGGCCCAGCAGTCGGGCGAGCGCACCACGATCCTCGGCCACGGCCCCGAGGCGGTGCCCGGCGATCTGGCCGAGCACTTCCCGGACTGCGCCGAGGTCGTGGCCTACAGGCGGCTGCGCTGCGACGAGAGCGGCGAGCCGACCAACTGGGCGTACAACGCGGTGCGTCCGAAGATCGCCGCCGCGATCGAGCTGGCCGATCTGGAGCGCTGGCCGATGACCAAGGTGCTGCGGGACGCGGTCGGGGTGGATATCGCGCGCATCACGGACACGGTGGAGGCCCGCCTCGCCGACCCCGTCACCGCCGGCCTGCTCAAGGTGCCGCTGCTCTCGCCGATCCTGCACTACACGGGGGTCACCTACGACGGGCGCGGCCGGGTCGTGGACGTGGCCCGGATCCACTACCGCGGCGACCGGTTCTCGTTCTCGATGACGGTCGAGGCCCGCTGA
- a CDS encoding type ISP restriction/modification enzyme translates to MLGVSDDVPLLDDLMPWSVAPLRLGRDWVVAPDEQTLRARWDLLVRSEGAERERLFAPTRSRTLSSPAAALPGRTGGTGPLARERGACPRPVRLRYGPFDEQWLLADQRLIDAARPELWRVADERQLFAVEQAYAPKTPGPALTVSAALPDGRSPTGRPGRVRPLYRRPGGLEPNLAPGLLALLSTTYAVEVTAPDVLAWAVAAGRAGPAGCAVALPRDPHLWCAGVALGHRMTAVMTRGARGGDKPRLPGGRRPYVRAALPARPEQLRYDAAEDTLRVGDEGRIAPVPASAWEFEAGGVRLLPWWFQRRTEPAEPGTLAAVGPSAWPQEWTSDLLELITVLALLAELAPQQAELAAGSHLTRMDLRAAGVLPVADAARRPASVFDHHEEGPGGQFALV, encoded by the coding sequence ATGCTGGGCGTGAGCGATGACGTGCCTCTCCTCGACGACCTGATGCCCTGGTCGGTGGCTCCGCTGCGGCTCGGACGCGACTGGGTGGTGGCGCCGGACGAGCAGACCCTGCGCGCCCGCTGGGACCTGCTCGTACGCTCCGAAGGGGCCGAGCGGGAGCGGCTGTTCGCGCCGACCCGCTCCCGTACGCTCTCCTCCCCCGCCGCCGCCCTGCCCGGCCGGACCGGCGGCACCGGGCCGCTCGCCCGTGAGCGCGGCGCCTGCCCCCGGCCGGTCCGCCTGCGGTACGGGCCCTTCGACGAGCAGTGGCTGCTTGCGGACCAGCGCCTGATCGACGCGGCCCGCCCGGAGCTGTGGCGGGTGGCGGACGAGCGCCAGCTCTTCGCGGTGGAGCAGGCGTACGCCCCGAAGACCCCGGGGCCGGCCCTGACCGTCTCGGCCGCGCTGCCCGACGGCCGCTCCCCCACCGGGCGCCCGGGCCGCGTCCGCCCCCTGTACCGCCGCCCCGGCGGCCTCGAACCGAACCTCGCGCCGGGCCTGCTCGCCCTCCTGTCCACGACGTACGCCGTCGAGGTCACCGCGCCCGATGTGCTGGCCTGGGCGGTGGCGGCGGGGCGGGCGGGCCCGGCGGGGTGCGCGGTGGCGCTGCCGCGCGATCCCCACCTGTGGTGCGCGGGCGTGGCGCTGGGCCACCGGATGACCGCCGTGATGACGCGCGGGGCACGCGGGGGCGACAAGCCCCGGCTGCCCGGCGGGCGCCGTCCCTATGTGCGGGCCGCGCTGCCGGCCCGGCCGGAACAGCTGCGCTACGACGCCGCCGAGGACACCCTGCGCGTGGGCGATGAGGGACGGATCGCGCCGGTGCCGGCCTCGGCCTGGGAGTTCGAGGCGGGCGGGGTGCGGCTGCTGCCGTGGTGGTTCCAGCGGCGCACGGAGCCCGCCGAGCCGGGCACGCTCGCCGCCGTCGGGCCCTCTGCCTGGCCCCAGGAGTGGACCTCGGACCTGCTCGAACTGATCACGGTACTCGCGCTGCTGGCCGAACTCGCCCCGCAGCAGGCCGAGTTGGCGGCGGGGTCGCACCTGACACGCATGGACCTGCGGGCGGCCGGGGTGCTGCCGGTGGCGGACGCCGCACGGCGTCCGGCCTCCGTGTTCGACCACCACGAGGAGGGGCCGGGCGGGCAGTTCGCCCTCGTCTGA
- a CDS encoding GNAT family N-acetyltransferase, giving the protein MTEIRTPRLLLRRWTDDDLVPMAEINADPEVMRYIGDGSVRDLDRTAADIERWEEEWDDEGFGLFAVELLGSGEMIGFTGLSVPHFLPEVSHEVEIGWRLGRPFWGQGYASEAAHAALEFALQDRGLGRVISISRMGNDASENVMRKLGMKLERETVHPQFGHALNIHSIDLTEYEA; this is encoded by the coding sequence ATGACCGAGATCCGCACCCCCCGCCTCCTGCTGCGCCGCTGGACCGACGACGACCTCGTCCCCATGGCGGAGATCAACGCCGACCCCGAGGTCATGCGCTACATCGGCGACGGCTCGGTGCGCGATCTGGACCGCACCGCCGCCGACATCGAGCGCTGGGAGGAGGAGTGGGACGACGAGGGCTTCGGGCTCTTCGCCGTCGAGCTCCTGGGCTCCGGCGAGATGATCGGCTTCACGGGTCTTTCCGTGCCCCACTTCCTGCCCGAGGTCTCCCACGAGGTGGAGATCGGCTGGCGGCTCGGCCGGCCCTTCTGGGGCCAGGGCTATGCCTCGGAGGCCGCGCACGCCGCCTTGGAGTTCGCCCTCCAGGACCGCGGGCTCGGCCGCGTCATCAGCATCTCCCGGATGGGCAACGACGCCTCGGAGAACGTGATGCGCAAGCTGGGGATGAAGCTGGAGCGCGAGACGGTCCACCCGCAGTTCGGGCACGCCCTGAACATCCACTCCATCGACCTGACCGAGTACGAGGCCTGA
- a CDS encoding TetR/AcrR family transcriptional regulator has translation MAGRPAEPEVIWARPERAGRGPRPAFSRADIAAAAVRVADAEGIDGVSMRHVAAELGCGTMSLYNYVPRKEDLYELMVDAVSAEYDLSAPTGDWKADMVALAHQTRALMHRHPWVPRLMSPVYGFSPNALRYLEHCMTVLDPLEATYGTKMELVASVNGVVTTYVANEIATAERTRSLPWSPEQEQGVRIAYLFSQVATGRYPRLAAAFTEDSGPIDLDAVFERALARTIGAFGK, from the coding sequence ATGGCAGGGCGACCTGCTGAACCAGAAGTGATCTGGGCGCGCCCCGAGCGCGCCGGGCGGGGCCCAAGGCCCGCATTCAGCCGTGCCGACATCGCGGCCGCCGCCGTGCGCGTCGCGGACGCGGAGGGCATCGACGGGGTCTCCATGCGCCATGTCGCGGCCGAACTGGGCTGCGGAACGATGTCGCTGTACAACTACGTGCCGCGCAAGGAGGACCTGTACGAGCTGATGGTGGACGCGGTCAGCGCCGAGTACGACCTGAGTGCCCCGACGGGCGACTGGAAGGCCGACATGGTGGCCCTCGCTCATCAGACCCGGGCGCTGATGCACCGCCACCCCTGGGTGCCCCGCCTGATGTCCCCGGTCTACGGCTTCAGCCCGAACGCCCTGCGGTACCTGGAGCACTGCATGACGGTCCTGGACCCGCTGGAGGCGACGTACGGCACCAAGATGGAGCTGGTCGCCTCCGTCAACGGCGTCGTGACCACCTACGTCGCCAACGAGATCGCCACCGCCGAACGGACCCGCTCACTGCCCTGGTCCCCGGAGCAGGAGCAGGGCGTGCGGATCGCCTACCTCTTCAGCCAGGTCGCCACCGGCCGCTATCCGCGCCTGGCCGCCGCCTTCACCGAGGACTCGGGCCCCATCGACCTGGACGCGGTCTTCGAGCGGGCCCTGGCCAGGACCATCGGCGCCTTCGGCAAATGA
- a CDS encoding ATP-binding cassette domain-containing protein yields the protein MTTTYAVLSEGLEKRFADVHALRGLDLAVAEGTVCGVLGPNGAGKTTAVGLLTTLLAPDGGSARVAGYDVVREQDAVRRHIGVTGQSTSVDIELTGRQNLRLFAKLHGMRGATGRARADELLAEFGLADAADRAAGTYSGGMRRRLDLAASLLTRPRVLFLDEPTTGLDPHSRNQIWAAVRALADQGATVLLTTQYLEEADQLADDIVLIDRGRAAATGSPAELKARIGSYAEAVVTGEAALAQAAAALHRLTGAEPRLDPVRRTVGAVCLDPTLTVARIVRELDAASVPLLDVSLRPPTLDEVFLRLTDTPNSREETVT from the coding sequence ATGACAACTACGTACGCCGTACTTAGTGAAGGTCTGGAGAAGCGGTTCGCCGACGTCCACGCGCTGCGCGGGCTCGATCTCGCGGTGGCCGAGGGCACCGTCTGCGGGGTCCTCGGCCCCAACGGGGCGGGCAAGACGACGGCGGTGGGGCTGTTGACGACGCTGCTCGCGCCGGACGGCGGATCGGCCCGGGTGGCCGGGTACGACGTGGTGCGCGAGCAGGACGCGGTGCGCCGGCACATCGGCGTCACCGGCCAGTCCACCTCGGTCGACATCGAACTCACCGGGCGCCAGAACCTGCGCCTGTTCGCCAAGCTGCACGGCATGCGCGGCGCCACGGGGCGCGCCCGCGCCGACGAACTCCTGGCCGAGTTCGGTCTCGCGGACGCGGCGGACCGGGCCGCCGGCACCTACTCGGGCGGCATGCGCCGCCGCCTCGACCTCGCGGCGAGCCTGCTCACCCGCCCCCGGGTGCTGTTCCTCGACGAGCCCACCACCGGCCTCGACCCCCACAGCCGCAACCAGATCTGGGCCGCCGTACGCGCGCTCGCGGACCAGGGCGCCACGGTGCTGCTCACCACGCAGTACCTGGAGGAGGCCGACCAGCTCGCCGACGACATCGTCCTGATCGACCGGGGCCGGGCCGCCGCCACCGGCTCCCCGGCCGAACTCAAGGCCCGGATCGGCTCCTACGCAGAGGCGGTGGTGACCGGTGAGGCCGCGCTGGCCCAGGCAGCCGCCGCCCTGCACCGGTTGACGGGCGCCGAGCCCCGGCTCGACCCCGTCAGGCGCACCGTGGGCGCCGTCTGCCTCGACCCCACGCTCACCGTGGCGCGCATCGTGCGCGAACTGGACGCGGCCTCGGTGCCCCTGCTCGACGTGAGCCTGCGCCCGCCCACCCTCGACGAGGTGTTCCTGCGCCTCACCGACACCCCCAACTCCCGCGAGGAGACCGTGACATGA